The following proteins are encoded in a genomic region of Sebastes fasciatus isolate fSebFas1 chromosome 12, fSebFas1.pri, whole genome shotgun sequence:
- the LOC141779436 gene encoding single-strand DNA endonuclease ASTE1-like, translating into MGVQSLTSLLENNRRIYRDVQFRRSRLVVDGCNLLYLLYFSSGLDQNHGGEYAAFEILIEKFIKALRDCGIMPYVVLDGGSDYTDKKLQTKMLRAVSCIKRAHRAAEGNRQEGILPQLIKLVFKQTLARLEVPVAQCYWEADQEIAALAKEWRCPVLSNDSDFYIFDLPAGLLPISDFKWEAVEQSGSQSYIPCKSYNTSSFCIFFDIQRQLLPAFAALAGNDYVKLQKMTSPINWAQFAPEGKGVGSTGRLEGLLCWLKAFQRPQEALEAALGLMEDLSRKTKEEVLKGLYLGMKEYQLPPSSLERFFIHGTAPPLPAVEQVTDLVPDWTRLPLTQARLTADILDVLLLRRMTLSYPVDHANMPSAHLTSRPLRQVMYGLMLGDGPEVEVKERDRDGLELRFIPVRPAITDATQQLTLSSLDQAEPSQRLLVLLGALGVTEDSLSCLPSQLRLPVAATCYWLQRAQPPPDQEVVNALLLGLSTGDALRHTAALQIQRHRQKLDAVVNHALNQWQSCLKVSVQLNQLLGLPLPEPHIARLYEGTLVHQLILRMRSGGKQRHFAKRDRSGVKQYQTMQAVVHQFHTREAPAPSETQERAAAPQRNPLDDLTGTLQQLFLPDEDAELEASSSVRVEEDLDLNHLVSVKSRYRAKERKNRCKNPELARKQECRGWDLL; encoded by the exons GTCTGGACCAGAACCACGGTGGGGAGTATGCTGCATTTGAGATCCTGATTGAGAAGTTCATAAAAGCCCTCAGAGACTGCGGGATCATGCCGTACGTGGTGCTGGACGGAGGCTCGGACTACACCGACAAGAAGCTTCAGACCAAGATGCTACGAGCCGTAAGTTGTATCAAGAGGGCCCATCGAGCGGCGGAGGGCAACAGGCAGGAAGGCATCCTGCCACAGCTGATCAAGCTGGTGTTCAAACAGACGCTGGCCCGGCTGGAGGTACCGGTGGCTCAGTGCTACTGGGAGGCTGACCAGGAGATTGCTGCCCTGGCCAAGGAGTGGCGGTGCCCGGTGCTTTCCAATGACAGCGACTTCTACATCTTCGACCTCCCGGCGGGGCTGCTGCCTATCTCGGACTTCAAGTGGGAGGCGGTGGAGCAGAGTGGCTCGCAGAGCTACATCCCCTGTAAGAGCTACAACACCTCCAGCTTCTGCATCTTCTTCGACATCCAGCGCCAGCTCCTGCCCGCCTTCGCTGCCTTGGCCGGGAATGATTACGTGAAGCTGCAGAAGATGACGTCGCCCATCAACTGGGCTCAGTTTGCCCCTGAAGGCAAAGGCGTTGGGTCAACAGGCCGGCTGGAGGGGCTGCTCTGCTGGCTGAAGGCCTTCCAGCGGCCTCAGGAGGCCTTGGAGGCGGCGCTGGGGCTGATGGAAGATCTGAGCAGGAAGACAAAGGAGGAGGTACTGAAGGGCCTGTATCTGGGGATGAAGGAGTACCAGCTCCCTCCCAGCTCCCTGGAGAGGTTCTTCATCCACGGGACGGCACCTCCTCTCCCAGCAGTGGAACAA GTGACGGATCTGGTTCCAGACTGGACCCGGCTGCCGCTGACCCAGGCCCGGCTGACTGCAGACATCCTGgacgtgctgctgctgcggagGATGACCCTCAGCTACCCCGTGGATCACGCCAACATGCCCAGCGCTCACCTGACCTCCAGGCCACTCCGCCAGGTGATGTACGGGTTGATGCTGGGCGACGGGCCAGAGGTGGAGGTGAAGGAGCGAGACAGAGACGGCCTCGAGCTGAGGTTCATCCCAGTCCGACCCGCTATCACCGACGCCACTCAGCAGCTGACACTCAGCTCACTGGATCAG GCTGAGCCCTCCCAGCGTCTACTGGTCTTACTGGGAGCTCTGGGAGTGACCGAGGACTCTCTGAGCTGCCTGCCGTCTCAGCTGCGCCTCCCGGTGGCCGCCACCTGCTACTGGCTGCAGAGAGCTCAGCCTCCTCCGGACCAGGAGGTGGTGaatgctctgctgctgggactGAGTACTGGAGACGCCCTGAGACACACAGCAG cTCTGCAGATTCAGCGCCACAGACAGAAGCTGGACGCCGTCGTGAATCATGCCTTAAACCAATGGCAGTCCTGCCTGAAGGTCAGCGTCCAGCTGAACCAGCTGCTGGGGCTCCCCCTACCTGAACCACACATCGCCAG GTTGTATGAGGGGACACTGGTCCACCAGCTGATCCTCAGGATGAGGTCTGGAGGAAAGCAGAGGCACTTTGCGAAGAGGGATCGCTCAGGTGTGAAACAGTACCAAACCATGCAGGCTGTCGTCCACCAGTTTCACACTCGGGAGGCGCCGGCACCGTCAGAGACCCAGGAGAGAGCGGCGGCTCCACAGCGCAACCCTTTGGACGACCTGACCGGCACCTTGCAGCAGCTCTTCCTCCCGGACGAAGATGCGGAATTGGAGGCGAGCAGCTCGGTCAGAGTCGAGGAGGATCTGGACCTGAACCACCTGGTGTCGGTGAAATCTCGGTACCGAGCTAAGGAGAGAAAGAACCGGTGCAAGAACCCAGAACTGGCCCGTAAACAGGAGTGCCGGGGCTGGGACCTCCTCTGA
- the LOC141779441 gene encoding single-strand DNA endonuclease ASTE1-like, whose product MGVQSLTSLLENNRRIYRDVQFRRSRLVVDGCNLLYLLYFSSGLDQNHGGEYAAFEILIEKFIKALRDCGIMPYVVLDGGSDYTDKKLQTKMLRAVSCIKRAHRAAEGNRQEGILPQLIKLVFKQTLARLEVPVAQCYWEADQEIAALAKEWRCPVLSNDSDFYIFDLPAGLLPISDFKWEAVEQSGSQSYIPCKSYNTSSFCIFFDIQRQLLPAFAALAGNDYVKLQKMTSPINWAQFAPEGKGVGSTGRLEGLLCWLKAFQRPQEALEAALGLMEDLSRKTKEKVLKGLYLGMKEYQLPPSSLERFFIHGTAPPLPAVEQVTDLVPDWTRLPLTQARLTAHILDVLLLRRMTLSYPVDHANMPSAHLTSRPLRQVMYGLLLGDGPEVEVKERDRDGLELRIIPVRPAITDATQQLTLSSLDQAEPSQRLLVLLGALGVTEDSLSCLPSQLRLPVAATCYWLQRAQPPPDQEVVNALLLGLSTGDALRHTAALQIQRHRQKLDAVVNHALNQWQSCLKVSVQLNQLLGLPLPEPHIARLYEGTLVHQLILRMRSGGKQRHFAKRDRSGVKQYQTMQAVVHQFHTREAPAPSETQERAAAPQRNPLDDLTGTLQLFLRDEDAELEASSSVRVEEDLDLNHLVSVKSRYRAKERKNRCKNPELARKQECRGWDLL is encoded by the exons ATGGGAGTCCAAAGCCTGACCTCTCTGCTGGAGAACAACCGGAGGATCTACCGGGACGTCCAGTTCAGGAGGAGCCGGCTGGTGGTCGACGGCTGTAACCTCCTCTACCTGCTCTATTTCAGCTCAG GTCTGGACCAGAACCACGGTGGGGAGTATGCTGCATTTGAGATCCTGATTGAGAAGTTCATAAAAGCCCTCAGAGACTGCGGGATCATGCCGTACGTGGTGCTGGACGGAGGCTCGGACTACACCGACAAGAAGCTTCAGACCAAGATGCTACGAGCCGTAAGTTGTATCAAGAGGGCCCATCGAGCGGCGGAGGGCAACAGGCAGGAAGGCATCCTGCCACAGCTGATCAAGCTGGTGTTCAAACAGACGCTGGCCCGGCTGGAGGTACCGGTGGCTCAGTGCTACTGGGAGGCTGACCAGGAGATTGCTGCCCTGGCCAAGGAGTGGCGGTGCCCGGTGCTTTCCAATGACAGCGACTTCTACATCTTCGACCTCCCGGCGGGGCTGCTGCCTATCTCGGACTTCAAGTGGGAGGCGGTGGAGCAGAGTGGCTCGCAGAGCTACATCCCCTGTAAGAGCTACAACACCTCCAGCTTCTGCATCTTCTTCGACATCCAGCGCCAGCTCCTGCCCGCCTTCGCTGCCTTGGCCGGGAATGATTACGTGAAGCTGCAGAAGATGACGTCGCCCATCAACTGGGCTCAGTTTGCCCCTGAAGGCAAAGGCGTTGGGTCAACAGGCCGGCTGGAGGGGCTGCTCTGCTGGCTGAAGGCCTTCCAGCGGCCTCAGGAGGCCTTGGAGGCGGCGCTGGGGCTGATGGAAGATCTGAGCAGGAAGACGAAAGAGAAGGTACTGAAGGGCCTGTATCTGGGGATGAAGGAGTACCAGCTCCCTCCCAGCTCCCTGGAGAGGTTCTTCATCCACGGGACGGCACCTCCTCTCCCAGCAGTGGAACAA GTGACGGATCTGGTTCCAGACTGGACCCGGCTGCCGCTGACCCAGGCCCGGCTGACTGCACACATCCTGgacgtgctgctgctgcggagGATGACCCTCAGCTACCCCGTGGATCACGCCAACATGCCCAGCGCTCACCTGACCTCCAGGCCGCTCCGCCAGGTGATGTACGGGCTGCTGCTGGGCGACGGGCCGGAGGTGGAGGTGAAGGAGCGAGACAGAGACGGCCTCGAGCTGAGGATCATCCCAGTCCGACCCGCTATCACCGACGCCACTCAGCAGCTGACACTCAGCTCACTGGATCAG GCTGAGCCCTCCCAGCGTCTACTGGTCTTACTGGGAGCTCTGGGAGTGACCGAGGACTCTCTGAGCTGCCTGCCGTCTCAGCTGCGCCTCCCGGTGGCCGCCACCTGCTACTGGCTGCAGAGAGCTCAGCCTCCTCCGGACCAGGAGGTGGTGaatgctctgctgctgggactGAGTACTGGAGACGCCCTGAGACACACAGCAG cTCTGCAGATTCAGCGCCACAGACAGAAGCTGGACGCCGTCGTGAATCATGCCTTAAACCAATGGCAGTCCTGCCTGAAGGTCAGCGTCCAGCTGAACCAGCTGCTGGGGCTCCCCCTACCTGAACCACACATCGCCAG GTTGTATGAGGGGACACTGGTCCACCAGCTGATCCTCAGGATGAGGTCTGGAGGAAAGCAGAGGCACTTTGCGAAGAGGGATCGCTCAGGTGTGAAACAGTACCAAACCATGCAGGCTGTCGTCCATCAGTTTCACACTCGGGAGGCGCCGGCACCGTCAGAGACCCAGGAGAGAGCGGCGGCTCCACAGCGCAACCCTTTGGACGACCTGACCGGCACCCTGCAGCTCTTCCTCCGGGACGAAGATGCGGAATTGGAGGCGAGCAGCTCGGTCAGAGTCGAGGAGGATCTGGACCTGAACCACCTGGTGTCGGTGAAATCTCGGTACCGAGCTAAGGAGAGAAAGAACCGGTGCAAGAACCCAGAACTGGCCCGTAAACAGGAGTGCCGGGGCTGGGACCTCCTCTGA